A region from the Salicibibacter cibarius genome encodes:
- a CDS encoding methylated-DNA--[protein]-cysteine S-methyltransferase, translated as MSDRIYWSSVKYGSWRFYLAATEKGLCYISSPNRSFEELEAWANRAFGEYHLVEDASVLYPYVKELEEYFHGQRQAFSFTVDMHGTAFQCDVWETLNCIGFGETLSYSQVAGRMGKPKAVRAVASAIGANPVLIVTPCHRVIGKDGSLAGYRGGFEMKQFLLEMERHAK; from the coding sequence TTGAGCGATCGTATCTATTGGAGTAGCGTTAAATATGGAAGTTGGCGCTTTTATCTTGCCGCAACGGAAAAGGGACTCTGTTACATTAGTTCCCCGAACCGTTCTTTTGAAGAATTAGAAGCCTGGGCGAATCGGGCTTTTGGGGAATATCACCTTGTGGAGGATGCTAGCGTGTTGTACCCTTACGTTAAGGAACTCGAAGAATATTTTCATGGGCAGCGGCAGGCGTTTTCCTTTACGGTCGATATGCATGGGACGGCATTTCAATGTGACGTTTGGGAAACACTGAATTGTATTGGGTTCGGTGAAACGCTCAGCTATTCGCAAGTTGCCGGACGAATGGGGAAACCGAAAGCGGTCAGGGCGGTTGCCTCCGCCATCGGAGCGAACCCGGTACTAATCGTGACACCTTGCCACCGCGTGATCGGAAAGGACGGCTCTCTTGCCGGTTACCGTGGCGGGTTTGAAATGAAGCAGTTTTTATTGGAGATGGAGCGTCATGCAAAGTGA
- a CDS encoding NADH:flavin oxidoreductase/NADH oxidase, which translates to MPHLFSPLPIKNVTLRNRIGVSPMCQYSAEDGFPNDWHLVHLGSRAVGGAGLVIAEATAVEPRGRISAEDLGIYTDQHIEAFQRVTRFIKEQGAVPGIQLAHAGRKASTYAPWMQKDYGVNLPDAEGGWEVVGPSAVPFSEKNRAPRALSVEAIHEVQDAFRQATVRAREAGFQWMEFHAAHGYLAHSFYSPLANERTDEYGGSFENRIRFTLETVRAMRQEWPDDLPFTVRISSSDWVVDGWTLDDSIELSKRLKAEGVDLIDCSSGGNTPNPGIDVGPGYQVAFAERIRQAADIRTAAVGLINEGMQADDHIRNGRADLVLMAREMLRDPYFPYRAAQVVHQSDKLDIPPQYERGWK; encoded by the coding sequence ATGCCACATCTTTTTTCACCATTGCCCATTAAAAATGTCACGTTGCGAAATAGAATTGGCGTTTCACCGATGTGTCAATATAGTGCCGAGGATGGGTTTCCAAATGATTGGCATCTCGTACATCTTGGTTCTCGCGCGGTTGGCGGGGCCGGGCTCGTGATTGCCGAGGCTACGGCAGTAGAGCCGCGAGGCCGAATCTCTGCCGAGGATTTGGGCATTTATACCGATCAACATATCGAAGCTTTTCAAAGGGTGACCCGATTTATCAAAGAACAGGGAGCGGTTCCGGGCATTCAGCTAGCGCACGCGGGAAGAAAAGCATCGACCTATGCGCCTTGGATGCAAAAAGATTACGGCGTAAATCTCCCTGATGCCGAAGGGGGATGGGAGGTTGTCGGCCCGAGTGCCGTTCCGTTTTCCGAAAAAAACCGGGCACCGCGAGCGCTGTCTGTAGAAGCAATTCACGAGGTTCAGGATGCGTTTCGCCAAGCAACGGTTCGAGCTAGGGAAGCTGGTTTTCAATGGATGGAATTTCACGCCGCCCATGGCTATTTGGCGCACAGTTTTTACTCTCCGCTCGCGAACGAACGCACTGATGAATATGGCGGCAGTTTTGAAAATCGCATCCGTTTTACGTTGGAAACGGTTCGAGCCATGCGCCAAGAGTGGCCGGACGATTTGCCGTTCACTGTGAGAATTTCCAGCTCTGATTGGGTCGTAGACGGTTGGACGCTCGACGACTCCATTGAACTCTCGAAACGCTTAAAAGCAGAGGGCGTAGATCTTATCGACTGCAGTTCCGGCGGGAACACGCCCAATCCGGGCATTGATGTCGGTCCGGGGTATCAAGTTGCTTTTGCCGAAAGAATTCGTCAAGCCGCCGATATCCGAACAGCTGCCGTCGGCTTGATTAACGAGGGGATGCAAGCGGATGATCATATTCGTAACGGCCGGGCTGATCTCGTACTGATGGCACGGGAAATGTTAAGGGATCCCTATTTTCCATACAGGGCGGCGCAAGTTGTCCATCAAAGCGACAAGTTGGATATCCCACCGCAATATGAACGGGGATGGAAATAG
- a CDS encoding SPL family radical SAM protein — protein sequence MQSELFYKYPKTILNKGTGFLSGYTHSLNPYVGCAYGCSFCYVREMPVSTFRDEEWGAWVDVKKGAADLLQKELARAKKKDGVTIFMSSSTDPYQPAEHKECITRSLLEVMVEDPPDFLLVQTRSPMVRRDIDLFLQLENNVRVSMTIETDREEIRKHFTPGAPAIRGRLKTLQLLKEAGVPSQATIAPLLPSSRSFPDLLREYVDRVCIDDYFMGDGSGGRRTENLGIREKYEELGLEKWYEPVTYQKLMRRFQRVFSDDQIYVSREGFMP from the coding sequence ATGCAAAGTGAACTGTTCTATAAATACCCAAAGACAATCCTCAATAAAGGCACCGGATTTTTGTCCGGGTACACCCATTCGTTAAACCCTTATGTGGGCTGTGCGTACGGCTGTTCTTTTTGCTATGTTCGCGAAATGCCGGTTTCCACATTTCGCGATGAGGAGTGGGGAGCGTGGGTTGATGTGAAAAAAGGGGCGGCAGACCTTTTGCAAAAAGAACTGGCACGGGCGAAGAAAAAGGATGGGGTGACCATTTTTATGTCCTCCAGCACCGACCCTTATCAACCGGCCGAGCATAAAGAATGCATCACACGATCGCTCCTCGAAGTGATGGTCGAAGATCCGCCGGATTTTCTGCTTGTCCAGACGAGAAGCCCGATGGTACGCAGGGACATTGATTTATTTTTACAGCTGGAAAATAACGTACGTGTCAGCATGACGATTGAAACCGACCGCGAAGAGATTCGCAAGCATTTCACCCCCGGTGCGCCGGCGATTCGTGGCCGTTTAAAGACATTGCAATTATTAAAGGAAGCGGGTGTGCCGAGCCAGGCGACCATCGCGCCGCTTTTGCCAAGCAGTCGGTCGTTCCCGGATCTATTGCGGGAATATGTGGACCGCGTTTGCATCGACGATTATTTCATGGGCGATGGCAGTGGGGGACGACGCACCGAGAACTTGGGCATTCGGGAAAAATATGAAGAACTGGGCTTGGAAAAATGGTACGAGCCGGTGACCTATCAAAAGCTAATGAGAAGGTTTCAGCGCGTGTTTTCTGACGACCAGATTTATGTCAGCCGAGAGGGGTTTATGCCATAA
- the istB gene encoding IS21-like element helper ATPase IstB, with protein sequence MNQQNIDKLKTLKLSGMAEAYESLFTKAENKEMDFDTLFGILIDHEESRRKSNKLNRLLKQAAFPEPASIEEIMYYDDRKLDKDLLQRLASGSYILDGRNIIFKGVSGAGKSWMAAAFGVQACRQFFKVHYTRLPDLLEEFKLAKYQQDDSYVKLMRKLLKVDLLILDEWLLHALTNEEAALLLEIINARRQAKQSNIFCSQFDIDGWYEKLGDGTLAEAILDRIIHDSYDIFIDGKVSMRERLGVQKQTANDKENNNFL encoded by the coding sequence ATGAACCAGCAGAATATTGATAAACTAAAAACATTGAAACTATCAGGGATGGCAGAAGCCTATGAATCTCTTTTCACGAAGGCAGAAAATAAAGAGATGGATTTTGATACATTATTCGGCATCTTAATTGACCATGAAGAATCCCGCCGGAAAAGTAATAAACTCAACCGTCTTCTCAAACAGGCAGCGTTTCCTGAACCGGCTTCAATCGAAGAGATCATGTATTATGATGACCGGAAACTAGACAAAGATTTACTCCAGCGTTTAGCCAGCGGAAGCTATATTCTGGATGGGCGAAATATTATCTTTAAAGGCGTGTCTGGAGCCGGGAAATCGTGGATGGCCGCCGCATTTGGCGTACAGGCGTGCCGACAGTTCTTCAAAGTACATTACACACGGCTTCCTGATCTATTAGAGGAATTTAAACTTGCAAAATATCAACAGGATGACAGCTATGTCAAACTCATGAGAAAGCTTCTAAAGGTAGATCTTCTTATTCTTGATGAATGGCTGCTTCACGCCTTAACCAATGAAGAAGCAGCTCTCCTTCTTGAAATCATAAACGCAAGACGTCAGGCAAAACAATCCAACATCTTTTGTTCTCAATTTGATATTGATGGATGGTACGAGAAACTGGGAGATGGCACCTTGGCAGAAGCCATTCTCGACCGAATTATTCATGATTCCTATGATATTTTCATTGACGGAAAAGTGTCGATGCGCGAACGTCTTGGTGTGCAAAAACAAACGGCAAACGATAAAGAGAACAACAATTTTTTATAA
- a CDS encoding cyclodeaminase: MMDIHEEETIRQNVSLSKDALLQIENAFRRLYEGGVSQPPVIHVNIPEHNGEADIKTAYIPGFDTFAIKVSAGFFDNPKKGLPSLGGLMLAMDSETGTPRALLQDNGYLTDVRTALAGAVASDQLAVKEISSVGVIGTGVQARLQVEALKLVRSFHEVHVYGRTAENVKKYQKEMEEKHGLTVRLAESPEEVVRGNDLVVTTTPAKEPLIKPEWLHDGLHITAMGSDAEQKQELDPAIFSKADVIVGDVTSQVFSIGELQHAKNIIKEDDVTELGKILSGDATGRTKDQQVTVADLTGTGVQDTAIANYALERIQA; this comes from the coding sequence ATGATGGATATCCATGAAGAAGAAACAATCCGTCAAAATGTCTCTCTTTCAAAAGACGCTTTATTGCAAATTGAAAACGCCTTTCGGCGTCTCTACGAAGGAGGAGTTTCACAACCGCCGGTCATCCACGTCAACATCCCAGAGCACAACGGAGAAGCCGATATCAAAACGGCTTACATCCCCGGTTTCGATACCTTTGCCATAAAAGTATCCGCCGGTTTTTTTGACAATCCAAAAAAAGGATTACCCAGCCTCGGCGGCCTTATGCTCGCCATGGATTCGGAAACGGGCACCCCTCGGGCGCTGCTCCAAGATAACGGTTACCTGACTGATGTACGCACAGCGCTCGCCGGCGCGGTTGCCTCAGATCAACTTGCCGTAAAAGAGATATCGAGCGTTGGTGTGATCGGGACGGGCGTGCAAGCGCGTTTGCAAGTCGAGGCGCTCAAACTCGTGCGTTCTTTTCACGAAGTGCACGTCTATGGACGCACAGCTGAAAACGTAAAAAAATACCAAAAAGAAATGGAAGAAAAACACGGCCTTACCGTGCGCTTGGCGGAAAGCCCCGAAGAAGTCGTGCGCGGCAATGACCTCGTGGTGACGACGACGCCTGCCAAAGAACCATTGATTAAACCGGAATGGCTTCACGATGGCTTGCATATCACCGCCATGGGATCCGACGCTGAACAAAAGCAAGAATTGGACCCGGCTATTTTTTCAAAAGCGGATGTCATTGTCGGTGACGTGACGTCACAAGTGTTTTCCATCGGAGAGCTCCAGCACGCGAAAAACATCATAAAAGAAGACGACGTGACGGAACTCGGAAAAATCTTAAGCGGTGACGCGACCGGTCGCACGAAAGATCAACAAGTGACCGTAGCGGATTTGACCGGCACGGGCGTGCAAGACACAGCCATTGCCAATTATGCTTTGGAACGAATCCAGGCCTAA
- a CDS encoding DNA-3-methyladenine glycosylase family protein yields the protein MEWEDHEDYLRIFAPKAFSFKENIGYLSRSADECMFSISDEKIYRALALQNETVVVEISSEGDRILFVRFLSGAAQDARAEVARYIWEWFDLDTNLESFYQLTKNDPLLHEPTAKFYGLRNVGLPDLFEALAWGILGQQINLSFAYTLKRRFVEAFGKKVDHYWLFPLPETIARLQVDDLAALKMTQKKAEYLIGVARLIESNELSKEKLLEADFKTAEKMLVNIRGIGPWTANYVLMRCLRYPSAFPIDDVGLQNAFKLTLGYDEKPTKAEIRQYAEHWRGWETYATFYLWRMLY from the coding sequence ATGGAATGGGAAGACCACGAAGATTATCTGCGAATCTTTGCGCCGAAAGCATTCAGTTTCAAAGAAAACATCGGCTACCTTTCACGATCGGCGGATGAATGCATGTTTAGCATCTCAGATGAAAAGATTTATCGAGCATTGGCATTGCAAAATGAGACCGTCGTCGTTGAGATCAGCTCGGAGGGTGATCGGATTCTCTTCGTCCGCTTCTTATCGGGGGCGGCTCAAGATGCCAGAGCCGAAGTCGCCCGTTATATATGGGAATGGTTTGACCTGGACACAAACCTGGAGTCGTTTTATCAGCTCACGAAAAATGACCCGTTATTGCATGAACCTACGGCCAAATTTTATGGGTTAAGAAACGTTGGACTCCCCGATTTATTCGAAGCTCTAGCATGGGGGATTTTAGGCCAGCAAATCAATCTTTCTTTTGCCTATACACTAAAACGCCGTTTCGTGGAAGCATTCGGCAAGAAGGTGGATCATTATTGGCTTTTCCCGCTCCCGGAGACGATCGCGAGGCTCCAAGTCGATGATCTGGCTGCTTTAAAAATGACACAGAAAAAAGCCGAATACCTAATCGGCGTAGCCCGACTCATCGAAAGCAACGAATTATCGAAAGAAAAATTACTCGAGGCAGACTTTAAAACAGCCGAAAAAATGCTCGTGAACATTCGCGGCATCGGTCCTTGGACAGCCAATTACGTGCTCATGCGCTGTTTACGTTATCCATCCGCCTTTCCCATCGACGATGTCGGATTACAAAATGCCTTCAAACTCACGCTCGGATACGACGAGAAGCCCACCAAAGCAGAAATCCGGCAATACGCCGAACATTGGAGGGGCTGGGAAACGTACGCGACCTTCTACTTGTGGCGGATGTTGTATTAA
- a CDS encoding MOSC domain-containing protein yields MNGTIHSIFVTDTTGATPASVHSIRAVPGKGLEGDRYYHKAGHWSHNGNLPRDVTLVDIETLERVEKEYDIVIEPGEHRRNIETKGVDLSQLIGREFRIGYIALQGIRVCEPCAHLVDLTGKQPLLKGLVHSGLVAEILTDGVMNVGDQIQK; encoded by the coding sequence ATGAATGGAACCATTCACTCAATCTTTGTGACTGACACTACCGGCGCTACTCCCGCGTCGGTCCATTCGATTCGCGCGGTACCCGGTAAAGGCTTGGAGGGCGATCGGTATTATCATAAGGCCGGCCATTGGTCGCACAATGGAAACCTGCCCCGTGATGTTACGCTCGTTGATATCGAAACGTTGGAACGCGTCGAAAAAGAATACGATATCGTGATTGAACCCGGAGAGCACCGGCGAAATATTGAAACGAAAGGGGTTGATCTGAGTCAGCTCATTGGTCGGGAATTCCGGATTGGATATATTGCTTTACAAGGCATTCGTGTTTGTGAGCCTTGTGCTCATTTGGTTGATCTCACCGGAAAACAGCCATTGCTTAAGGGATTGGTACATAGCGGATTGGTCGCAGAAATCCTGACAGACGGGGTTATGAATGTTGGCGATCAGATTCAAAAGTGA
- a CDS encoding bifunctional transcriptional activator/DNA repair enzyme AdaA translates to MGIPSSYWLAIIHNDPAYDDLFFYGVCTTGIFCRPSCKSRVPKKENVRIFKNAHLAQAAKYRPCKRCKPDGLRLPDEEWVAQITEWIDARVHEPLTLSHLANASHGSPYHLQRTFKRVMGITPNEYIQTIRLEKAVAYLEHSDRSITDVGRAVGIRNTPYFTTWFKQIMKQTPGDYRKQRREAVERSYLLE, encoded by the coding sequence ATGGGCATCCCATCTTCGTATTGGTTAGCGATCATCCATAATGATCCCGCTTATGATGATCTGTTTTTCTATGGTGTGTGTACGACCGGGATATTTTGTCGGCCGTCATGCAAATCGAGGGTACCAAAAAAAGAAAATGTACGTATATTCAAAAATGCACATTTGGCACAGGCTGCGAAATATCGCCCGTGCAAACGCTGTAAACCGGATGGTTTGCGTTTGCCGGATGAAGAATGGGTAGCACAGATAACAGAGTGGATCGACGCCCGTGTTCATGAACCGCTGACGTTGAGTCATTTGGCGAATGCAAGCCACGGGAGCCCGTACCACCTGCAGCGAACGTTTAAAAGGGTTATGGGCATAACGCCTAACGAATACATTCAAACCATTCGTCTCGAAAAGGCAGTTGCCTATCTGGAACATAGCGACCGCTCGATTACCGATGTTGGAAGGGCAGTTGGCATCCGGAATACTCCCTATTTTACCACATGGTTTAAACAAATCATGAAACAAACGCCCGGAGACTATCGAAAGCAGAGGAGGGAAGCAGTTGAGCGATCGTATCTATTGGAGTAG
- the istA gene encoding IS21 family transposase, which translates to MFPYRQMLELHDEERSLRSIAAMTRRSRQKVTEVIRLAEKRGLKCPLDEEMTDAWIEDFLYPEKKLEASGRQMIDFDYLHEELAKPHVTLTLLHEEYVRKARDQAKIPYAYRTFTEHYHNFAQKYKATMRIKRKPGELLEVDWAGSTLFIIDPDTGEKVKVYVFVAALPCSQLSYVEGSLSMDLASWIKLHQHAFEYMGGTTQIIVPDNLRTGVTKHTSKELVLNKTYEEMVRHYHSVVMPARVRSPKDKPSVESSVNTVSTWIIAALRHVQCFTLEEMNQEIRKKLGEFNHRPFTKKEGSRWSAFMEEEKFALTPLPVKPYEMSEWRTAKVQPDYHISVKSMFYSVPYEYIGKHVDVKVSDHVIEVYFDHMRIASHQTLYGKYGQHSTVKDHMPDNHKHYVEQTPQNALDWATDVGEHTLSVVKFLLESYGVEKQALKSVFALKKLERTYTVYDIERACKMVHQITNRPTVKSIQTLIKNNKKADAEKAFTQKQQNVKNKHAFTRGASYFGGKNK; encoded by the coding sequence ATGTTCCCATATCGACAGATGCTGGAATTACATGACGAGGAAAGGAGTTTACGAAGTATCGCAGCTATGACCCGCCGTTCAAGGCAAAAAGTAACGGAAGTCATACGCTTGGCGGAGAAAAGAGGGTTGAAGTGTCCGCTCGATGAGGAAATGACAGATGCTTGGATTGAAGATTTTCTATATCCAGAGAAAAAGTTAGAAGCTTCTGGACGGCAAATGATTGATTTTGATTATTTGCATGAGGAGTTGGCCAAGCCCCATGTCACTTTGACATTGCTTCATGAGGAATATGTGAGGAAAGCCCGGGACCAAGCGAAGATTCCCTATGCCTATCGGACTTTTACGGAACACTACCACAATTTTGCCCAGAAGTATAAAGCGACCATGAGAATTAAGCGGAAACCAGGGGAATTGTTAGAAGTCGATTGGGCAGGTTCTACCCTATTTATCATTGATCCCGATACCGGGGAAAAAGTGAAAGTCTATGTATTTGTGGCAGCTTTACCGTGTTCTCAGCTTTCCTATGTGGAGGGCTCTTTATCCATGGATTTAGCTTCTTGGATTAAGCTTCATCAACACGCGTTTGAATACATGGGAGGCACCACCCAAATTATTGTGCCCGATAATTTAAGGACAGGGGTGACCAAGCATACCTCCAAAGAGCTGGTGTTAAACAAGACGTATGAAGAAATGGTCCGCCACTATCACTCCGTGGTCATGCCAGCACGCGTGCGTTCACCCAAAGATAAGCCGAGTGTGGAAAGTTCGGTGAACACGGTGTCGACGTGGATTATCGCTGCGTTAAGGCATGTCCAATGTTTTACGTTGGAGGAAATGAACCAAGAGATCCGAAAGAAGCTAGGGGAGTTTAACCACCGGCCCTTCACAAAAAAAGAAGGCTCTCGCTGGTCAGCGTTTATGGAAGAAGAGAAGTTCGCCCTTACTCCTCTTCCCGTTAAACCCTACGAGATGTCTGAGTGGCGAACCGCCAAGGTGCAGCCTGATTATCACATCTCTGTGAAAAGCATGTTCTACTCCGTTCCCTATGAATACATCGGAAAGCACGTCGATGTGAAAGTCTCAGATCATGTGATCGAAGTCTATTTCGATCACATGAGGATTGCCTCACATCAAACATTATATGGGAAATACGGCCAACATTCTACTGTGAAAGATCATATGCCGGATAACCATAAGCATTACGTGGAACAAACGCCGCAAAATGCATTAGATTGGGCTACAGATGTTGGGGAACATACGCTTTCCGTGGTGAAGTTCTTGTTGGAGAGCTACGGGGTTGAAAAACAAGCGCTGAAGTCTGTTTTTGCCTTAAAGAAATTGGAACGCACCTACACGGTTTATGATATCGAACGTGCGTGTAAAATGGTCCACCAGATCACGAATCGGCCTACAGTAAAAAGTATTCAAACGCTCATCAAGAACAATAAAAAAGCAGACGCAGAGAAAGCTTTCACACAGAAGCAACAGAACGTCAAAAATAAGCATGCGTTTACACGTGGGGCTTCCTATTTTGGAGGGAAAAACAAATGA
- a CDS encoding nuclease-related domain-containing protein, with translation MIIKSREAPFELKILRLLKPRMTLPDTQHYLNLEKGFEGERQLDVWMEDLTNDCLIINDLLLKHKQQLFQIDTLLIFSNKINLFNGKYYEGDYYTEHDKWHVMPGKEVNDPLLQLKRSDYLLRQLLQHLKMNFLPIESLLIFNNPAFMLYNASRKLPAVFPNQLQRYMKKLNSEPSKINRKHEHLAEKLVSVHEEKPPHIELPDYDFVQLEKGVVCTKCSTIMFFSAETFDFKCEHCGREEKFKTGLLRSVEEFTILFPDKKITTHAIMDWCALNGDKKKVARVLASHYKRIGHGKYSYYIDQ, from the coding sequence GTGATAATAAAATCACGCGAAGCCCCATTTGAATTAAAAATTTTGCGATTACTGAAGCCGCGAATGACCCTTCCGGATACACAGCATTATTTAAATCTGGAAAAAGGATTTGAGGGCGAACGTCAACTGGATGTTTGGATGGAAGACCTTACGAATGATTGCCTGATCATCAATGATTTGTTGCTCAAGCATAAACAACAGCTTTTTCAAATCGACACACTGCTTATTTTTTCTAACAAGATCAATCTTTTTAATGGGAAATATTATGAAGGTGACTATTATACTGAACACGATAAGTGGCATGTGATGCCCGGCAAAGAAGTCAACGATCCATTGCTGCAGTTAAAACGGAGTGATTATCTCCTACGTCAACTGCTTCAACACCTTAAGATGAACTTCCTCCCGATTGAATCCCTCCTTATTTTCAACAACCCGGCATTTATGTTGTACAACGCCTCTCGCAAGTTACCGGCTGTTTTTCCAAACCAACTTCAACGCTATATGAAAAAATTAAACAGCGAACCATCAAAGATCAATCGCAAGCATGAACATCTCGCTGAAAAGTTAGTTTCCGTACATGAAGAAAAGCCCCCGCATATCGAGCTTCCGGATTATGACTTTGTGCAATTGGAAAAGGGGGTGGTGTGCACAAAGTGCTCTACGATTATGTTTTTTTCAGCTGAAACATTCGACTTTAAGTGTGAACATTGTGGCCGCGAAGAAAAATTCAAAACTGGATTGCTTCGAAGTGTTGAAGAATTTACAATTCTTTTTCCGGATAAGAAAATAACCACGCATGCCATTATGGATTGGTGTGCGCTAAATGGGGATAAGAAAAAAGTAGCTAGGGTACTTGCTAGTCACTACAAGCGCATAGGGCATGGTAAGTATTCATATTACATTGATCAATGA
- a CDS encoding sugar kinase, producing the protein METEVITLGETMVVLEATDIGPMKYTSYFQKRFGGAESNFAIGMTKLGHAVAWISKIGEDELGEYLLHAIRGEGVDTSFVTTDAEAPTGLYFKEKRRPNQNHVHYYRAGSAASKLSPDDLHEAVFSEGKILHITGITPFLSETCDETVDRAIDRARENGLMVSFDPNLRFKIMQWYGEEQAKERIRSLAAKSDLFLPGIDEAEWVYGTRDEQTIAARAWKDGAKDIIIKNGASHSYYADRYRKEGSVPSYKVEEVVDPIGAGDGFAAGVIAGLLEGESLEEAVRLGSAVGALVVSSPGDIEGLPTRAEVEAFTGKTTTDVSR; encoded by the coding sequence ATGGAAACGGAAGTCATTACGCTCGGAGAAACAATGGTTGTATTGGAAGCGACCGATATAGGGCCGATGAAATATACGAGTTATTTTCAAAAACGCTTCGGCGGAGCGGAGTCCAATTTCGCGATCGGGATGACGAAATTGGGGCATGCTGTGGCTTGGATCAGTAAAATCGGCGAAGACGAACTTGGCGAGTACTTACTGCACGCCATCCGCGGCGAAGGAGTAGACACTTCCTTTGTGACGACCGATGCGGAAGCGCCGACAGGATTGTATTTTAAAGAAAAAAGACGGCCGAATCAAAACCACGTTCATTATTATCGCGCAGGGTCAGCGGCGAGCAAATTATCGCCGGACGACCTTCACGAAGCTGTGTTTTCGGAAGGTAAGATCCTACATATCACCGGTATTACGCCGTTCCTGAGTGAGACATGCGACGAAACGGTGGACCGGGCCATTGATCGTGCCCGAGAAAACGGTTTGATGGTTTCTTTTGACCCGAATTTGCGTTTTAAAATCATGCAATGGTATGGCGAGGAGCAAGCAAAAGAACGAATCCGGTCGCTTGCCGCCAAATCTGACCTCTTTTTACCCGGCATTGATGAAGCGGAATGGGTGTACGGCACCCGCGATGAGCAAACAATCGCGGCACGGGCGTGGAAAGACGGAGCTAAAGACATCATTATCAAAAATGGCGCCAGCCACTCGTACTATGCGGACCGATATCGAAAAGAAGGGAGCGTTCCCAGCTACAAGGTGGAGGAAGTGGTTGATCCGATCGGTGCCGGCGACGGTTTTGCCGCAGGGGTGATCGCCGGTTTGCTGGAAGGTGAATCCCTTGAAGAAGCGGTTCGATTGGGATCAGCCGTCGGCGCGCTCGTCGTCAGTTCCCCCGGGGACATTGAAGGATTGCCGACGCGCGCGGAAGTAGAAGCATTTACAGGAAAAACAACGACCGATGTAAGTCGCTAA
- a CDS encoding bifunctional 4-hydroxy-2-oxoglutarate aldolase/2-dehydro-3-deoxy-phosphogluconate aldolase: protein MKTKLPQLLESGVVAVMRRLPSEHIHDIADALVAGGVTGLEITVDSDDAFDSIRKLRERLGDKAVVGAGTVLDQETAVQAIQAGAEFIFAPTLDRATIEASNRYNTIVIPGIFTPTEALQAKNWGADLVKVFPADSVGPAFIKALQGPLGHIPMMPTGGIDLDNIADYIRAGAVAVGAGGSLLDKSLISAQDWEGLTAHARKFVAEARPR, encoded by the coding sequence ATGAAAACAAAGTTGCCGCAATTACTCGAATCAGGCGTTGTTGCCGTTATGCGCCGGTTGCCGAGTGAACATATTCATGACATTGCCGATGCACTCGTTGCCGGGGGTGTGACCGGACTGGAAATTACTGTTGACTCGGATGATGCATTTGATTCTATTCGCAAACTGCGCGAACGTTTGGGGGACAAAGCGGTTGTCGGGGCGGGAACGGTACTGGATCAAGAAACCGCTGTCCAGGCGATTCAAGCGGGCGCCGAGTTTATTTTTGCCCCGACGCTTGACCGCGCAACCATTGAAGCAAGCAATCGGTACAATACGATCGTCATCCCGGGAATATTCACGCCAACGGAAGCATTGCAAGCGAAAAACTGGGGGGCCGATCTCGTAAAGGTATTCCCGGCTGATTCAGTCGGCCCTGCTTTTATAAAAGCATTACAAGGCCCGCTCGGCCATATTCCCATGATGCCAACGGGAGGCATTGACCTTGATAATATTGCCGATTATATACGCGCCGGTGCTGTTGCCGTTGGCGCCGGAGGCTCGTTGCTGGATAAAAGCTTGATTTCGGCCCAGGATTGGGAAGGCTTAACCGCACACGCGAGGAAATTTGTTGCAGAGGCGCGACCGAGGTAG